The genomic window GAGCAATTCTGGAATAAATTACCAAAAGATCTTCAAGCAAACGTATCTCAAGCAATGAAAGAAGCTACAGCTCTTGAAAGAAAAGAATCAGCATTAGAAGATGCTAAAATAATGGAAGAATTAACTAAATATTCTAAAGAAACAAATAAGCTTCAAATTATTGAATTAACACCTGAACAAAAACAACAATGGAGAAAAGCAATGTCTGTTGTATATCCTCAATTTTATGATGTAATTGGTGAAGATTTAATTAAAAAAGCTATTGATACAAAATAATAAAGTTTTAATATGAAAAAATTTTTTGAAATTATCGATATAATTGTTGGTACTATCAACCAAACTATGGCAGTCGTTGGACTGTCAGTTGGTGTTTTACTTGCATTTATTAATGTAATATTAAGATATGTTTTTGATATGAGTTTAACATGGGCTGCTGAACTTACAAACTATCTTTTTATTTGGTCTGCACTTTTTGGTGCTGCATATGGATTTAAGAAAGGAGCACATATCTCTGTAACTTTACTTATTGAAAAGTTTCCTCCTCAACTTACAAAGTTTTTTTTAGTTTTTGCAAATTTTATTTCAATTGCATATCTTGGTTTAATGTCATATTTCGGGTATATGCTTATTATTTTATTAAAAGATTTTGGTGAAGATAGTGTTGATTTAGGGATTCCAATGTGGATTCCACATCTTGTTCTTCCTATTGCATTTGCTTTAGCTGCATATAGATGTGCTGAAAAATTAGTTGAAATTTATAATACTGATTCTAATGAAATTAAACTTTTTAGTGAACATGAAACTGTAATACATGAAGTTACAGCAACCAAAGGAGAAAACTAATATGGTTATTGCAACTTTATTTATTTTACTTTTTGCTTTAATGCTTTTAGGTGTGCCTGTTGCTGTTTCATTAGGAGCTACAACATTAATCACATCATTCTTTTTTACAGATATGGATTTAATGGGAGTTCCATCAAAGGTTTTTGATGGCTTAAATAAGTATACACTTATGGCAATTCCTATGTTTATATTAGCTGGTTCTTTATTATCAAGAGGATCATCAGCTTCAAGGATAATTGAATTTGCAAAATCTTTAGTTGGACATCTTCCAGGTGGACTTCCGATTGCTGCTATTCTTGCATCTATAATTTTTGCTGCTGTTTCAGGAAGTTCTCCTGCTACTGTTGCTGCTATTGGTTCAGTTATGTATGGTGCAATAAAACAAGCTGGATATAATGAACAATTTGCTATTGGTACAATTGCAACTTCTGGAACATTAGGTATTCTAATTCCTCCTTCAATTGTATTTATCGTATTTGGAGTAACTGCTGATCAATCTATAGGAAAACTTTTCATGGCAGGGGTAATACCAGGTCTTATGATTGGTGCGATGATGATGATAGCTACTTATTTCTTAGCAAAAAGAAGTGGATTTAAAGGCGGGAAAAGTGCAAGTTTTAAAGAAAGATTTATAGCTTTCAAAAATGCTTTTTGGGCTTTATTAATTATTGTTATTGTAATTGGTGGAATATATGGAGGGATTTTTACTCCAACTGAAGCTGGTGCATTCAGTGTAATGTATGCATTTTTCGTTTCATTTTTCATATATAAAGATACAAAATATAAAGACTTATATAAAATCATCTTAGATTCAGCACAAACAAGCTCAATGATATTCTTTATCATTGCAAATGCTATGTTATTTGCCCATTTCTTAACTGATGAGCAAATTCCTCAACACATAACTCAAATGATTATTGAGGCAAATGTTGGACCTTTAATGTTCTTATTAATAGTAAATATTTTACTTTTATTAATGGGACAATTTATGGAACCAAGTTCAGTGGTAATGATTACTGTACCACTTTTACTTCCAATTGGTATGGCTTTAGGAATAGACCCAATTCACTTAGGTGTTATTATGGTTGTAAATATGGAAATAGGAATGATAACCCCACCGGTCGGACTCAACCTCTTTGTAGCCAGTGGTATTACGGGACTTAGCCTAAAACAAGTTATAGTTGCATCATTACCAATGACTGCTATATTATTAATTGGACTGATGTTAGTAACTTATATACCTGTTATTTCATTATGGCTTCCAAACTTCATGTATGGATAAAAAAGAAAGAGATTTATTCTCTTCTTTTTTAAATTAAAAAACCTTCAAAAATTATTCCATCAACTTTATCATCTATTTCATCAAATCTTTTTTTATTTCTTATAGTCCAAGTAAGAATATCTAAGCCATTTTTTTTACAAAAATAATAAATTGAACTTCCAATCAAAGAGTCTTCTATAGATACATAATCAGGTTTAGTTTTAAAATATTTATATAAAAAAAGTAGATATTTATATCTTTTAAATTTTTTAGAACTGTAACCAAATATTAGACCTCTTTTAAAACTTGTTTTATGGTTTTTAAACCAAAATAAAATATCTTTTTCAAAAGAGCATATAAAATAAATTCCATTATATCTTTCTAATAATTCAACTAATTTACTTTCTAATATTCCAAGCTTATTATGTTTTTTAATCTCTATTACAAGCGCTATTTCGCCATTTATCAATGTTAAGACATCTTTAAATAAAGGAATCTCTTCTTTTGAATCATAGAGTTTTAGCTTCTTTATAAAACTATAATTTAGCGCTTCTACTTTTTTATTTATATTACATAATCTAAATAAATCATCATCATGAAAAACTATAATTTGATTATCTTTTGTTATAGTCAAATCAAACTCTATTGCATAGTTTTTATCTTTTGCTTTAAGAAAAGCCAAAAGGGAATTTTCAGGAATCTCTTTTTTTTGATGCAAACCTCTATGAGCTATAAATTTATTTTTAAACAAACTCATAATTTACAACTTTTTCAAAACCATCTTTAGGAATAAAAATAGCAAATTTTGCACCATGCAGAGTATTTCTAACTCTTAATTTACCTTTCATATTTTTATCAACAATAATTTTTGACATATATAATCCAATTCCTGTACCATTACTATCTTCTTTTGTTGTAAAATAAGGCTCAAATATTTTTCCTTTTGGCTCAACGAGAACTCCACCACCATTATCTTCAATATATACAACTACATAATTTTCTTCTTCATACGCGCTAATTTTTATTAATGGATTTATAATATTTTTCTCAATCAATATATCTTTTGCATTATTTATAATGTTAAGTAACACTTGTTTATATTCATTCAAATAAGTTTTTATTTTTATATTTTCATCTATTTTAGTTTCTATTTTTATATTGTAATTTGATAAAGTACTTGAAATAATATTCATCACAGTTTGAACTTCTTTAAGTAAATAAAATTCCTCTTTCTCTTTTTTTGGCATAAAAAAATTTCTAAAGTCATCAATTGTATGAGACATATATTCAAGTACTTTATCAGCTTCTTTTGACTTCTTTTCCATAGTTTCTTTATCTAAAGCATCTATATTGTATTTGAATTTAATAAACATCATTATTGAAGATAACTCAGATAAAGGTTGCCTCCATTGATGGGCAATATTACTAATCATTTCACCTAAAGCAATAAATTTTGATTTCTGCACTAGAAGCTGTTCTTTTTCTCTATTTTTCTCTATTTCTTGTTTAACTTTCATTTCCAAAGATAAATTTAAATCTTCTAGCTCTTTTGCATTTAATCGTACTTTATTTTCGTACTCTTTTAAAATGTCATCAATTTTTTGAGAAATTGCAATAGAAATTAAAATTGCTATTGATAAAAACATTGTAAATAAAACTACATTTTGTGCAACTTGATTTTTTATTCTTTTTCTTAAATCTTTTCTTTTAATAGCAATCTCATTTTCTATATCATCTGTATATATACCAACAGCAATTACCCAATT from Arcobacter venerupis includes these protein-coding regions:
- a CDS encoding TRAP transporter small permease → MKKFFEIIDIIVGTINQTMAVVGLSVGVLLAFINVILRYVFDMSLTWAAELTNYLFIWSALFGAAYGFKKGAHISVTLLIEKFPPQLTKFFLVFANFISIAYLGLMSYFGYMLIILLKDFGEDSVDLGIPMWIPHLVLPIAFALAAYRCAEKLVEIYNTDSNEIKLFSEHETVIHEVTATKGEN
- a CDS encoding TRAP transporter large permease, encoding MVIATLFILLFALMLLGVPVAVSLGATTLITSFFFTDMDLMGVPSKVFDGLNKYTLMAIPMFILAGSLLSRGSSASRIIEFAKSLVGHLPGGLPIAAILASIIFAAVSGSSPATVAAIGSVMYGAIKQAGYNEQFAIGTIATSGTLGILIPPSIVFIVFGVTADQSIGKLFMAGVIPGLMIGAMMMIATYFLAKRSGFKGGKSASFKERFIAFKNAFWALLIIVIVIGGIYGGIFTPTEAGAFSVMYAFFVSFFIYKDTKYKDLYKIILDSAQTSSMIFFIIANAMLFAHFLTDEQIPQHITQMIIEANVGPLMFLLIVNILLLLMGQFMEPSSVVMITVPLLLPIGMALGIDPIHLGVIMVVNMEIGMITPPVGLNLFVASGITGLSLKQVIVASLPMTAILLIGLMLVTYIPVISLWLPNFMYG
- a CDS encoding glycerophosphodiester phosphodiesterase family protein, encoding MSLFKNKFIAHRGLHQKKEIPENSLLAFLKAKDKNYAIEFDLTITKDNQIIVFHDDDLFRLCNINKKVEALNYSFIKKLKLYDSKEEIPLFKDVLTLINGEIALVIEIKKHNKLGILESKLVELLERYNGIYFICSFEKDILFWFKNHKTSFKRGLIFGYSSKKFKRYKYLLFLYKYFKTKPDYVSIEDSLIGSSIYYFCKKNGLDILTWTIRNKKRFDEIDDKVDGIIFEGFLI
- a CDS encoding cache domain-containing protein, producing MNFTMEKNLSKIIIFTFIIIMSSMIFAISYFYVKNAYDDFDIEMDKFVQEYYLTKKKTLKKEINTVLDILTYNLIKSNLDDDELKMDAIRLLNNITFEENKSNYFFVYEINNINGGDDFAKLVVNPNRLDLVGKFISTNYKDDDGKKFREIFLKDIRERGESYTEYAYKKPDSDEAKHKLSYFKYYKRWNWVIAVGIYTDDIENEIAIKRKDLRKRIKNQVAQNVVLFTMFLSIAILISIAISQKIDDILKEYENKVRLNAKELEDLNLSLEMKVKQEIEKNREKEQLLVQKSKFIALGEMISNIAHQWRQPLSELSSIMMFIKFKYNIDALDKETMEKKSKEADKVLEYMSHTIDDFRNFFMPKKEKEEFYLLKEVQTVMNIISSTLSNYNIKIETKIDENIKIKTYLNEYKQVLLNIINNAKDILIEKNIINPLIKISAYEEENYVVVYIEDNGGGVLVEPKGKIFEPYFTTKEDSNGTGIGLYMSKIIVDKNMKGKLRVRNTLHGAKFAIFIPKDGFEKVVNYEFV